The sequence below is a genomic window from Bdellovibrio bacteriovorus.
GGGCGCGCAGCCATCACTTAGGAGCTTCGGCAGAGTGCGTGGGCCCTAAAGCTATGATTAGTTTCAATATGGCTTTTGAACTTGTGAATCAGGTTCCTGAATTTCAATCCATGCCAATTCGAATTATGTATGGACCGGGCGACAAGTGCACTCACCGTTTCGAGGAACTTTTGAAAAAAGATCCGTCGCCGATCGCGGCCGTAGAAAGCGAGTTCACGGCATTGATCACATTTACGACGGGCTCAACGGGAAAACCCAAAGGAGCCAATCGCACGCATCGATTTCTGTCAGCGCAACATCACGCGCTCTCGCATGTGATACCTTATACAGAAGTCGACAAAGACATGCCGGCCTTCCCGATCTTCAGTTTGAACAACCTGGCTTCTGGGGTGACCACGGTGTTACCAGCATTGGACTTAGCGGCCCCATCAGAAAGAGATTCGGCCATTTTGGCGTGTCAGATTTTAAATGAGAATATTAATTGCACGACGTTATCTCCAAGCATGCTTGTGGGACTGGCTCGGTACTGCAAAGAAAAGAATATCATCTTAAAAGGACTTCGTCGCGTCGTGACCGGCGGCGCTCCGATTTCTAAAGACGATGTGAAAGCTTTCTATGACATCGCTCCTCAAACTGAGCTTTGGATTTTGTACGGCTCGACAGAAGCAGAACCTATGGCTCACATTGAAGGCCGGGATATGCTGAAAGAAAGCAAAATCACCGATCCAGAGATTATCGAGGAAGGTGTGAACGTCGGCCACATCAGTGAAGACATCGATTTTAAATTCATCCGTATCAAAGACGGCCCCGTGGATTTGAAAGACTCTTCATGGCAGAAAATCGAAGTGCCGAATGGAGAAATCGGAGAGTTTATCTGTACGGGCGACCATGTCTGCCGCGACTACTATAACAACCCCGACGCCTTTAAAACCACAAAGATCTTGGATGAAAAGAACCGCGTATGGCATCGCACCGGGGATTTGGCCTATATTGATTCCGACAAAAATCTTTGGATCGTGGGCCGTGTGAATAACGCCATCGAAAGAGCGGGAAAGTACTACTTCCCGGTGCGTTCCGAAGTTCTTTTGAAGCGTTTTGATTTTACTTACCGCTGTGCCTTCTTAGGGGTTCCCGACTCCTCTCTGGGACAAGCGACTTACGCCGTCGTTGAATTAAAACAAGAAATCAACAGCCAAAGTTTTGACTTTGAGGCGGCCAAAAAAGAAATCCGCCGGGTTTTTGAAAAAAATAAAATTCCCGTGGATCAGATTAAGTTTGTTAAAAAGATCCCTATGGATCCTCGCCATCACTCGAAGGTGGAATACAAAGTTCTGCGCGATCAGTTGAATGATCCCGAGGTGATTATTGGGTAATTGGTGGATATTAATTAAAGAAAGATTCAGCCCCGCTTCTTATGTGCCCATGATATTTCTTTTTTCATGGGCCAACGGGCTTTTCTTTTCTTCCACTTTAGGGTTGGAATGGAATTGGGGACGCTTTGCTTGCGTCTTCCTTTTGA
It includes:
- a CDS encoding alpha/beta fold hydrolase → MKTIIALHGNPGHPDDWTLLKEAVQPLGYTLHAVKADSEEWLNLLTQDSSKKILLGHSWGGYRILKTLPAYEKYVEQVILVTPYLKPEREISPIAGALLKLPVLGDALIKSNFAKSKDTFLKDLFHPWSLADHPYLQKITDRFDWNLWQKTAFNKIKMQDNPWTAKDVVKIPITVVYGSDDKITDESIQNQIVTQYPSHKIVKASKAGHSLLWSHIQDILKVLQEKPGMSHPSEKIGYYPGADERNNVISYMEKHLREFPDRVALSWVSRETLAKWDGNPHTPLKHDQITYKHFAARINSFARGLLDIGIKKGDRVIIFLPMSLDMYTAMFAVQRIGAIAVFLDSWARSHHLGASAECVGPKAMISFNMAFELVNQVPEFQSMPIRIMYGPGDKCTHRFEELLKKDPSPIAAVESEFTALITFTTGSTGKPKGANRTHRFLSAQHHALSHVIPYTEVDKDMPAFPIFSLNNLASGVTTVLPALDLAAPSERDSAILACQILNENINCTTLSPSMLVGLARYCKEKNIILKGLRRVVTGGAPISKDDVKAFYDIAPQTELWILYGSTEAEPMAHIEGRDMLKESKITDPEIIEEGVNVGHISEDIDFKFIRIKDGPVDLKDSSWQKIEVPNGEIGEFICTGDHVCRDYYNNPDAFKTTKILDEKNRVWHRTGDLAYIDSDKNLWIVGRVNNAIERAGKYYFPVRSEVLLKRFDFTYRCAFLGVPDSSLGQATYAVVELKQEINSQSFDFEAAKKEIRRVFEKNKIPVDQIKFVKKIPMDPRHHSKVEYKVLRDQLNDPEVIIG